From a region of the Pseudoclavibacter endophyticus genome:
- a CDS encoding MarR family winged helix-turn-helix transcriptional regulator: MNPPRWLTPDERETWLRLTAVLQLLPAALDAQLHGDADLTQFEYMVLAMLSEADGRTLRMSDLAAHTTATLPRLSRVVAGLEAAGYVRRTPCEADRRATNATLTESGYEKLAAAAPGHVGAVRRFVIDPLTPAQLQHLGSALGSMLEALDPDGRMLAGARLADAGHGREPHDAALPLPRLAAPAARALKGAGYTSLNDLAGARTATLLQLHGIGRSALRAIRGALEAAGLEPLDDRPLGDPPQ; this comes from the coding sequence ATGAACCCTCCTCGCTGGCTCACCCCCGACGAGCGCGAGACCTGGCTCCGGTTGACCGCCGTGCTGCAGCTCCTCCCGGCCGCGCTCGATGCCCAACTCCACGGTGACGCCGACTTGACACAGTTCGAGTACATGGTGCTCGCGATGCTGTCGGAGGCCGACGGCCGCACCTTGCGCATGAGCGATCTCGCCGCGCACACGACCGCGACGCTTCCGCGACTCTCCCGCGTCGTCGCCGGTCTCGAGGCCGCCGGCTACGTGCGGCGCACGCCATGCGAGGCCGACCGACGCGCGACCAACGCGACGCTCACCGAGTCCGGCTACGAGAAGCTCGCTGCGGCCGCGCCTGGGCACGTCGGCGCGGTCCGCCGGTTCGTCATCGATCCCCTCACGCCCGCACAGCTGCAGCACCTCGGCAGCGCGCTCGGCTCAATGCTCGAAGCGCTGGACCCCGACGGCCGGATGCTCGCCGGCGCTCGTCTCGCCGACGCCGGCCACGGCAGGGAGCCGCACGATGCGGCGCTACCGCTCCCGCGTCTCGCGGCACCCGCCGCCCGTGCGCTCAAGGGCGCGGGCTACACGTCGCTCAACGACCTGGCCGGCGCGAGGACGGCGACGCTCCTGCAACTGCACGGCATCGGCCGCAGCGCGCTCCGCGCGATCCGAGGGGCGCTCGAAGCGGCCGGCCTCGAGCCGCTCGACGACCGGCCGCTCGGCGACCCGCCCCAGTGA
- a CDS encoding TRAFAC clade GTPase domain-containing protein — MSKCPNCFQLLPTMQYAWVCENPRCTKYPDQAASRYSPTPVKRGKVLVATAPPGDPTWRPPIAGDCPSCAEPLSEACPHCHWGLIEGWRGGHTVCVAMNGARATGKSVFIAVLIKQLQRMALQWHTVVGFADARTRDTYERVYETPLFAERGLMGPTPAAITDNAYQGAPLVFDLGMIGGQRRFLAIRDIAGEEMERPPAEAGHLQFLAHANAIFFMFDPLAVANIREKLVDLIPAQLRVGGDPLTVLGNLQRLVGRRSPQVAVVLSKFDALHALRNVDDVQWSGIMSNAGAAFLRDPSEDTGAYAATDGLLLNEEVKSLLYKLGGGGVVLAMENPQSGVPIQHQFFAVSALGESPDGQRLNPHGIAPFRCLDPLKWVLHTNGVIPAT, encoded by the coding sequence TTGAGTAAGTGCCCGAACTGCTTCCAGCTGCTGCCCACGATGCAGTACGCGTGGGTCTGCGAGAACCCCCGTTGCACGAAGTACCCGGACCAGGCGGCGAGCCGCTATTCCCCGACGCCGGTGAAGCGCGGCAAAGTGCTCGTGGCGACGGCCCCGCCGGGCGACCCGACCTGGCGCCCGCCGATCGCCGGCGACTGCCCTTCGTGCGCCGAGCCGCTGAGCGAGGCGTGCCCGCATTGCCACTGGGGGCTCATCGAGGGGTGGCGAGGCGGCCACACCGTGTGCGTGGCGATGAACGGGGCGCGTGCGACCGGCAAGAGCGTCTTCATCGCGGTGCTCATCAAGCAGCTGCAGCGCATGGCGCTGCAGTGGCACACGGTCGTGGGGTTCGCCGACGCGCGCACCCGCGACACCTATGAGCGGGTCTACGAGACGCCGCTCTTCGCCGAGCGCGGCCTCATGGGGCCGACGCCGGCCGCCATCACCGACAACGCGTATCAGGGGGCGCCGCTCGTCTTCGATCTCGGCATGATCGGCGGTCAGCGCCGATTTCTCGCGATCCGCGACATCGCAGGCGAAGAGATGGAACGCCCGCCGGCGGAAGCCGGTCACCTGCAGTTCCTCGCGCACGCGAACGCGATCTTCTTCATGTTCGATCCGCTCGCGGTCGCGAACATCCGCGAGAAGCTCGTCGACCTCATCCCCGCTCAGCTTCGCGTCGGCGGCGACCCCCTCACCGTCCTCGGCAATCTGCAGCGTCTCGTTGGCAGGCGCTCTCCCCAGGTGGCGGTCGTGCTGTCGAAGTTCGACGCGCTGCACGCGCTGCGGAACGTCGACGATGTGCAATGGTCGGGCATCATGTCGAACGCCGGCGCCGCCTTTCTGCGCGACCCCAGCGAAGACACGGGCGCGTACGCGGCGACGGACGGACTGCTGCTGAATGAGGAGGTCAAGAGCCTGCTCTACAAACTCGGGGGCGGCGGCGTCGTGCTCGCTATGGAGAATCCGCAGAGCGGAGTGCCGATCCAGCATCAGTTCTTCGCGGTCTCGGCGCTCGGCGAATCGCCCGACGGCCAGCGCCTGAATCCGCACGGCATCGCGCCGTTCCGCTGCCTCGACCCCCTGAAGTGGGTGCTGCACACGAACGGGGTGATCCCGGCCACCTGA
- a CDS encoding GAP1-N2 domain-containing protein — protein MAEASRWGQLTYASFDPGGGAGGWQIKETRGDFSPAELREISAHLVTSFDSHVPLPEYPTPADVASQPRRCVHLLAHGGAIGAGIGTPATVSAGCTVHAVQAGNDATGRPGNVFSQTVLDRRPTALEPRIRPIEFWRSFDLLTPYGAQDVLDARLRDGQYPAPSGLMGRDLVLDFVFDAETWRMGVLSVLLDAVAEALQGGRRVVMVTAGPDQAALWIAAVSWCMAPTTARAFSWSVYERATRLSAAFERGVHLIGVPRDDVGRIDRDEGQFVVIDEDELPSLGQLGAAPHRTAAGDEVQATAWSQLAQESLVDAPTAAGVLGMLDDVADRSGPRVLTPAWPLAVAHLVTAPNGSDTSVATRVAAAEAPSGTLDASLAEHVRSAVRRQLDTGTAAAWEALRATPPDTFQASILAEEYLCRALGDPAWLTRDGDVPLPAPAALAGAATETVRAAYVGALATGEPEVGSGAAQSGVAKDGVAKDGGAEDSAAEDSAAEDSGESGQAGASGAGDTAGGVPGADPVVVLRLADLGVRLGLVDDPALRGRTVDALRRDVAPKLLRDDTGREPQQPSDDGAEPILMRAGLLDPRLHLELVPEALRAVVAARAPGAATTANPDGTPAGLLLPSAVAWIGERGLPRAGVATDDLRDDAIGDEVAAWLVRHRPREPGAGKALAGRLLRRYRSWYGIPSALRVVQPRHLWHLDELLEIERDHPSGLPGDFFVPHFACAPPSLELTRLAERLAMRGSTREARIARMRLDAEAAGSRQPSVSIDDTLRLTEQLWTSFGRHFALDVFAPLDLEASLLSAASSLDVSGWAEPRFELLRAEAASADAVNRAATMLSSHLASAPESLGRGTLAGLLALDVMTDPANADLLDHPAIARTRRVGDLADPTGRRIVTIVVDALVGGLDDELRRAIVTDAVARLASVAGEVSDRRRTELERLATQRLRGDERSNGDGWFRPFRNRQLKEH, from the coding sequence GTGGCTGAGGCGTCGCGCTGGGGCCAGCTCACCTACGCGTCGTTCGATCCGGGCGGAGGCGCGGGCGGCTGGCAGATCAAAGAGACGCGGGGCGATTTCTCACCGGCGGAACTGCGCGAGATCTCCGCCCACCTGGTGACGTCGTTCGATTCGCACGTCCCGCTGCCCGAGTACCCGACGCCCGCCGACGTCGCCTCGCAGCCGCGGCGCTGCGTGCACCTGCTCGCGCACGGCGGCGCGATCGGCGCCGGAATCGGCACGCCGGCCACGGTGTCGGCGGGATGCACGGTGCACGCCGTACAGGCGGGGAACGACGCGACCGGTCGCCCCGGCAACGTCTTCTCGCAAACCGTCCTCGACCGCCGGCCGACCGCGCTTGAGCCCCGCATCCGCCCCATCGAGTTTTGGCGATCATTCGACCTGCTGACGCCGTATGGCGCGCAGGACGTGCTCGACGCCCGGCTCAGGGACGGCCAGTACCCCGCCCCGTCCGGCCTCATGGGACGCGACCTCGTGCTCGATTTCGTCTTCGACGCCGAGACGTGGCGCATGGGGGTGTTGAGCGTGCTCCTCGATGCCGTCGCGGAGGCGTTGCAGGGCGGGCGGCGGGTCGTCATGGTCACGGCGGGGCCCGACCAGGCGGCGCTGTGGATCGCGGCCGTCTCGTGGTGCATGGCGCCAACGACCGCCCGGGCGTTCTCGTGGTCGGTGTATGAGCGGGCGACGCGTCTCAGCGCCGCCTTCGAACGGGGTGTCCACCTCATCGGCGTCCCGCGCGACGACGTCGGGCGCATCGACCGCGACGAGGGCCAGTTCGTCGTCATCGATGAGGACGAGCTCCCATCGCTCGGCCAGCTCGGCGCAGCGCCGCATCGCACGGCCGCCGGCGACGAGGTGCAGGCGACGGCCTGGTCGCAGCTCGCCCAGGAATCGCTCGTCGACGCCCCGACGGCAGCCGGGGTGCTGGGAATGCTCGACGACGTCGCCGACCGGTCCGGACCACGCGTCCTCACGCCGGCGTGGCCACTCGCGGTCGCGCACCTCGTCACCGCCCCCAACGGGAGCGACACGAGCGTCGCCACTCGCGTTGCCGCCGCGGAAGCGCCGAGCGGCACCCTCGATGCATCGCTCGCGGAGCACGTGCGCAGCGCCGTGCGCCGACAGCTCGATACGGGGACGGCGGCGGCGTGGGAGGCCCTCCGCGCGACGCCGCCCGATACATTCCAGGCGTCGATCCTCGCCGAGGAGTACCTGTGCCGGGCGCTCGGCGATCCGGCGTGGCTCACCCGAGACGGCGACGTGCCGTTGCCTGCCCCTGCGGCGCTGGCCGGCGCTGCAACGGAAACGGTCCGGGCCGCCTACGTCGGTGCCCTCGCGACCGGGGAGCCAGAGGTCGGAAGCGGTGCTGCCCAGAGCGGCGTGGCCAAGGACGGCGTGGCCAAGGACGGTGGGGCCGAGGACAGTGCGGCCGAGGACAGTGCGGCCGAGGACAGTGGGGAGAGCGGCCAGGCAGGAGCCTCGGGCGCCGGCGACACCGCTGGCGGGGTGCCTGGCGCAGATCCCGTCGTCGTCCTCCGGCTCGCCGACTTGGGGGTGCGACTCGGGCTCGTCGATGATCCGGCCCTACGCGGGCGCACCGTCGATGCGCTCCGACGTGACGTGGCGCCGAAGCTGCTGCGCGACGACACCGGCCGGGAGCCGCAACAGCCGAGCGATGACGGGGCCGAGCCGATTCTGATGCGGGCCGGGCTGCTCGACCCGCGCCTGCACCTCGAGCTCGTGCCCGAAGCCCTCCGTGCGGTCGTCGCCGCGCGCGCGCCGGGCGCGGCGACGACCGCGAACCCCGACGGAACTCCGGCCGGGCTGCTGCTGCCCTCGGCGGTCGCGTGGATCGGCGAGCGCGGCCTGCCGAGAGCCGGCGTCGCGACCGACGACCTGAGAGATGACGCCATCGGCGACGAGGTCGCGGCCTGGCTCGTGCGGCATCGCCCGCGTGAGCCGGGAGCGGGCAAGGCGCTCGCTGGCCGTCTGCTCCGCCGCTATCGGTCGTGGTACGGCATCCCGAGCGCGCTCCGGGTCGTCCAACCGCGCCACCTGTGGCACCTGGACGAGCTGCTGGAGATCGAACGCGATCACCCGTCCGGCCTGCCTGGAGACTTCTTCGTGCCGCACTTCGCCTGCGCGCCGCCATCACTCGAGCTGACCCGACTCGCCGAGCGCCTCGCCATGCGGGGCAGCACTCGCGAAGCGCGCATCGCGCGCATGCGGCTCGACGCCGAGGCGGCGGGGAGCCGCCAGCCGTCCGTATCGATCGACGACACGCTCCGTCTCACGGAGCAGCTCTGGACGAGCTTCGGCCGCCACTTCGCGCTCGACGTGTTCGCACCCCTCGACCTCGAGGCCTCGCTGCTGAGCGCGGCGAGCAGTCTCGACGTGAGCGGATGGGCAGAGCCCCGTTTCGAACTGCTCCGCGCGGAGGCGGCTTCCGCCGATGCCGTCAACCGCGCCGCGACCATGCTCTCGAGCCATCTCGCGTCGGCGCCGGAATCGCTCGGCCGAGGAACGCTGGCCGGACTCCTCGCGCTCGACGTGATGACCGACCCGGCGAACGCCGACCTGCTCGACCACCCGGCGATCGCCCGAACCCGCCGCGTCGGCGACCTCGCCGATCCGACGGGGCGTCGGATCGTCACCATCGTCGTCGACGCGCTCGTGGGCGGTCTCGACGACGAGCTGCGCCGCGCTATCGTGACCGACGCGGTGGCTCGTCTCGCGTCGGTGGCGGGCGAGGTGTCCGACCGTCGGCGAACCGAGCTCGAACGGCTCGCGACGCAGCGTTTGCGCGGCGACGAACGGTCAAACGGCGACGGCTGGTTCCGCCCGTTCCGCAATCGTCAACTGAAGGAGCACTGA
- a CDS encoding tubulin-like doman-containing protein, whose protein sequence is MYKALVVGCGGSGGSALAYMMDQLKGELKPYGIDEIPSGWQFVHIDVPTAPDTNIDGVGNVREQGGSYISTAPTTGKYQVLDNSISQWIGQAGAFGEFGTWAPRDPAQITVPVTVGAGQMRAVGRVITLARARDVFDGLNAAVRRLNTVETNSSMAQLAGALPGSGRFSPENPPLVLVVSSMAGGAGASMALDICRILSLVPGVDPGLTGVFMVAPDAFDQLPEAARGGVRANALAMLGEIVATQTGAAEDHDITLLRALGLEVQPTGRPPFARVFPVGRFVGVEKTLFGDGSQSAVYRGLGRGLAALTLSGSASGDFVSFDLGNNSDPAPANPDFLGWGASNPIPWGSFGFASLSLGRDRYRHYAAQRLARFAVDRLRTGHLQPGVTTSSVDQLRALADSQWSRVASSVGFPVAAGYGALAPEQAASWFTTQALSRQEADQTARQIIDANFAPFVPQPAGQANQWLPTLQRFMIDRAPTLQSAASEGAYRWAFTWSQRVHQALLHQVQEATELFGLSYAREVLDRIERLIRDDLTPRLGDLAGYQAGDLSQIPPQFMAELSAMKGGIANPQGLVERLCDLERVQLTDTVYARAADLARGVLLSLVSEVIAPLKSALSNAIGVLDNAASAPRVASGLANVQTDQYGVWPSEVDQIVPERFDVAENEILLTPSAGFDRQYENDLRRAVSVGEQLATLDDARVIGSRAVISGYWPVAEGQQAPGGLLSVHANWRPAMFNRDPMTGQPLTPSHGKYELHVTPAALLDRALQFVRRPGEAFEAFCSLSLRDYATGVDIPSAELPRRLHDLVSKFNETLTRALPLISLDADAVNAIHNRAPEYRFKFSAVPFEHLNELVGELRGVVRTRPNVAEEVADAFDKALANADRLTRIDVFGSYRNYSPLVFDALLKPVSQQWTGTAPQGRLAFWAQRRSRPLDSSLPESDAERRTMILGWYVAQITGQLRFPQPPYDSPVEVWDDESRRWLEFPHPLLTPPSEFRGQSVDWLPAVLESHLIAIARAHEVPVMSSLRPYRRLRRLADSNLQHPERGLVDAKNAVLELARWIESGETASGSPSRIEGETLEERSANARQWVEQIREFTAANFIAPARRGESSGPYGAIQNRDHAANTPLYRDIAPDIIEVTSQLVELVDVATQRAKQGTAAAPVNSTNLADSVGQGGSSSVPAVPDAGFGAF, encoded by the coding sequence ATGTACAAAGCCCTCGTCGTCGGATGCGGCGGTTCCGGTGGTTCGGCGCTCGCCTACATGATGGATCAGTTGAAGGGCGAGCTGAAGCCGTACGGGATCGACGAGATCCCCTCTGGCTGGCAGTTCGTCCACATTGATGTACCGACCGCGCCCGACACCAACATCGACGGTGTCGGCAACGTCCGCGAGCAGGGCGGCTCCTACATCTCGACCGCACCGACCACGGGCAAGTATCAGGTGCTCGACAACTCGATCTCGCAGTGGATCGGCCAGGCCGGCGCTTTCGGCGAGTTCGGCACCTGGGCCCCGCGCGACCCGGCGCAGATCACGGTGCCCGTGACCGTCGGCGCGGGACAGATGCGTGCCGTCGGCCGCGTGATCACGCTTGCCCGGGCCCGCGACGTCTTCGACGGGCTTAACGCGGCGGTGCGCCGCCTCAACACGGTCGAGACGAACTCGTCGATGGCCCAGTTGGCGGGCGCGCTGCCCGGCAGCGGCCGCTTCAGTCCCGAGAACCCGCCCCTCGTCCTCGTCGTGTCGTCGATGGCCGGCGGCGCCGGCGCCTCGATGGCGCTCGACATCTGCCGCATCCTTTCACTGGTCCCCGGCGTCGACCCGGGTCTGACTGGCGTGTTCATGGTCGCGCCCGACGCCTTCGACCAGCTGCCGGAAGCCGCTCGCGGCGGCGTGCGCGCCAATGCGCTCGCCATGCTCGGAGAGATCGTCGCCACACAGACCGGCGCGGCCGAAGACCACGACATCACGCTGCTGCGCGCGCTCGGCCTCGAGGTGCAGCCGACCGGGCGTCCGCCATTCGCGCGGGTATTTCCCGTCGGCCGTTTCGTCGGTGTCGAGAAGACGCTGTTCGGGGACGGCTCGCAGTCGGCCGTCTACCGTGGCCTCGGCCGCGGACTCGCGGCCTTGACGCTATCCGGCTCCGCCTCGGGCGACTTCGTCTCGTTCGACCTCGGCAACAACTCCGATCCCGCGCCGGCCAACCCCGACTTCCTCGGTTGGGGTGCATCCAACCCGATCCCGTGGGGGTCCTTCGGTTTCGCGAGCCTTTCGCTCGGCCGCGACCGGTATCGCCACTACGCCGCCCAGCGACTCGCCCGTTTCGCGGTCGACCGCCTTCGCACGGGCCACCTGCAGCCGGGCGTGACCACGTCGAGCGTTGATCAGCTGCGCGCGCTCGCCGATTCGCAGTGGAGCCGCGTCGCCAGCTCGGTCGGCTTCCCCGTCGCCGCGGGCTACGGCGCGCTCGCACCCGAGCAGGCTGCAAGCTGGTTCACGACGCAGGCGCTCAGCCGTCAGGAGGCCGACCAGACCGCTCGGCAGATCATCGACGCGAACTTCGCGCCGTTCGTCCCGCAGCCGGCTGGCCAGGCGAACCAGTGGCTGCCGACCCTTCAGCGATTCATGATCGACCGCGCCCCGACCCTGCAGTCGGCGGCGTCCGAGGGCGCGTACCGCTGGGCGTTCACCTGGTCGCAGCGCGTGCACCAGGCGCTCTTGCACCAGGTCCAGGAGGCCACCGAGCTCTTTGGCCTCTCATACGCGCGTGAGGTCCTCGATCGCATCGAGCGGCTCATCCGCGACGACCTCACGCCGCGGCTCGGCGACCTCGCCGGCTACCAGGCCGGCGACCTGTCGCAGATCCCGCCGCAGTTCATGGCCGAGCTCTCCGCGATGAAGGGGGGCATCGCGAATCCGCAGGGACTCGTGGAGCGGTTGTGCGACCTCGAGCGCGTGCAATTGACCGACACGGTCTACGCGCGCGCGGCGGATCTCGCGCGCGGCGTGCTGCTGTCGCTCGTGAGCGAGGTCATCGCACCACTGAAGTCGGCACTGTCCAACGCGATCGGCGTGCTCGACAACGCGGCCTCCGCGCCCCGCGTGGCCAGCGGTCTCGCGAACGTGCAGACCGACCAGTACGGGGTGTGGCCGAGCGAGGTCGACCAGATCGTCCCCGAGCGGTTCGACGTCGCGGAGAACGAGATCCTGCTCACGCCGTCTGCGGGTTTCGATCGCCAGTACGAGAATGATCTGCGTCGCGCCGTCTCCGTCGGCGAACAGCTGGCGACGCTCGACGATGCCCGCGTCATCGGCTCTCGCGCCGTCATCTCGGGGTACTGGCCGGTCGCGGAGGGGCAGCAGGCGCCGGGCGGGCTCCTCTCGGTGCACGCGAACTGGCGCCCGGCGATGTTCAATCGCGACCCGATGACGGGGCAGCCGCTCACGCCCTCGCATGGCAAATACGAACTGCACGTCACGCCCGCAGCGCTCCTCGACCGCGCGCTCCAGTTCGTTCGCCGCCCGGGTGAAGCGTTCGAGGCGTTCTGCTCCCTCTCGCTGCGCGACTACGCGACGGGGGTCGACATCCCGAGCGCCGAGCTGCCGCGCCGCCTGCACGACCTCGTCTCGAAGTTCAACGAGACGCTGACGCGAGCGCTCCCGCTCATCAGCCTCGACGCCGATGCCGTGAACGCCATCCACAACCGGGCGCCCGAATACCGCTTCAAGTTCTCGGCGGTCCCCTTCGAGCACCTGAACGAACTCGTGGGCGAGCTTCGCGGCGTCGTCCGCACCCGCCCGAACGTGGCCGAAGAGGTGGCCGACGCCTTTGACAAGGCACTCGCCAACGCCGACAGGCTCACTCGCATCGACGTGTTCGGGTCCTACCGCAACTACTCGCCGCTCGTGTTCGACGCGCTCCTCAAGCCGGTTTCGCAGCAGTGGACGGGAACGGCACCGCAGGGGCGACTCGCGTTCTGGGCACAGCGCCGGAGCCGACCCCTCGACTCCTCGCTGCCCGAGAGTGATGCGGAGCGCCGCACGATGATCCTGGGCTGGTACGTGGCCCAGATCACAGGCCAGCTGCGCTTCCCCCAGCCGCCCTACGATTCGCCGGTGGAGGTATGGGATGACGAGTCGCGCCGGTGGCTGGAGTTCCCGCACCCACTGCTGACACCTCCGAGCGAGTTCCGGGGGCAATCGGTCGACTGGCTGCCAGCCGTTCTCGAGTCGCACCTCATCGCGATCGCCCGCGCGCACGAGGTCCCGGTCATGTCGTCGCTCCGCCCCTACCGCCGGCTGCGTCGCCTCGCCGATTCCAACCTCCAGCATCCGGAGCGCGGTCTTGTCGACGCCAAGAACGCCGTGCTCGAGCTCGCCCGCTGGATCGAGTCGGGCGAGACCGCTTCCGGCAGCCCGAGTCGCATTGAGGGCGAAACGCTCGAGGAGCGATCGGCAAACGCTCGGCAGTGGGTCGAGCAGATTCGCGAATTCACGGCCGCGAACTTCATCGCGCCCGCGCGGCGGGGAGAATCCTCCGGCCCATACGGTGCGATTCAGAATCGCGACCATGCCGCGAACACTCCCCTCTACCGCGACATCGCGCCCGACATCATCGAGGTGACCTCCCAGCTCGTCGAACTCGTCGACGTCGCGACGCAGCGTGCGAAGCAGGGGACGGCGGCGGCACCCGTCAACTCCACGAACCTGGCCGACTCCGTCGGGCAGGGCGGCTCCAGCAGCGTGCCCGCCGTGCCCGACGCCGGCTTCGGGGCATTCTGA